The following proteins are co-located in the Streptococcus downei MFe28 genome:
- a CDS encoding branched-chain amino acid ABC transporter permease yields MLAQLPQQLVNGIILGSIYALLALGYTMVYGIIKLINFAHGDIFMMGAFIGYWAINGLHLNFWIALIFSMVLTAILGMVIEFLAYRPLRNSTRISALITAIGVSFLLEYTMVFFFGSNKRSFPQAIKMHSFDLGPVTITNIQLLILAVAIVLMIGLQLIVKQTKMGKAMRAVSVDSDAAQLMGINVDSTISFTFALGSALAGAAGVLIALYYNSIDPLMGMTPGIKAFVAAVLGGIGLIPGAAIGGFVIGILETLSNALGLSTYRDAIVYAVLIVILLVRPAGILGKNVKEKV; encoded by the coding sequence ATGTTAGCACAACTTCCCCAACAACTGGTAAATGGGATTATCCTAGGAAGTATCTATGCCCTTTTGGCCCTAGGATATACCATGGTTTATGGGATTATTAAATTGATTAACTTTGCCCACGGGGACATCTTCATGATGGGGGCCTTTATTGGCTACTGGGCCATTAATGGTTTACACCTGAATTTCTGGATTGCTCTGATTTTCTCAATGGTCCTTACCGCTATTTTGGGAATGGTGATTGAGTTCTTGGCCTATCGACCTTTGAGAAATTCGACTCGGATTTCAGCCTTGATTACGGCTATCGGGGTCTCCTTCCTCTTGGAATACACCATGGTCTTCTTCTTTGGCTCGAATAAGCGCTCTTTCCCACAGGCTATCAAGATGCATAGCTTTGATTTGGGACCTGTGACCATTACCAATATTCAGCTCCTGATTTTGGCCGTGGCTATCGTTCTCATGATTGGTCTCCAATTGATTGTCAAACAGACCAAGATGGGGAAAGCCATGCGGGCAGTCTCTGTTGATAGCGATGCCGCTCAACTGATGGGGATCAATGTTGACTCTACCATCAGCTTCACCTTTGCCCTAGGTTCCGCCCTGGCTGGTGCAGCAGGGGTCCTCATTGCCCTCTACTATAATTCGATTGACCCGCTTATGGGGATGACACCAGGGATTAAGGCCTTTGTCGCTGCCGTTCTGGGTGGTATCGGTCTTATCCCAGGTGCGGCTATCGGTGGCTTTGTCATCGGTATCTTGGAAACCCTATCCAATGCCCTTGGTCTATCAACCTACCGTGATGCTATCGTTTATGCCGTCTTGATTGTTATCCTCCTGGTCCGTCCAGCAGGTATCCTCGGTAAAAACGTGAAAGAGAAGGTGTAG
- a CDS encoding ABC transporter ATP-binding protein, with product MALLEVKNLTKNFGGLTAVGDVSLELNKGELVGLIGPNGAGKTTLFNLLTGVYVPSEGTVTLDGTLLNGKAPHKIASLGLSRTFQNIRLFKEMTVLDNVLIGFANRHSAHLLASFLRLPKYYQSEKELKAKALELLKIFDLGQDADTLAKNLPYGQQRRLEIVRALATEPKILFLDEPAAGMNPQETAELTALIRKIKEEFAITVILIEHDMSLVMDVTERIYVLEYGRLIAHGTPDEIKTNKRVIEAYLGGEA from the coding sequence ATGGCACTTCTTGAAGTTAAAAACTTAACCAAAAATTTCGGTGGTCTGACAGCCGTTGGTGATGTTTCTCTGGAACTCAACAAGGGAGAACTGGTCGGTTTGATTGGTCCCAATGGGGCTGGGAAAACCACCCTTTTCAACCTCTTAACAGGTGTTTACGTTCCAAGTGAAGGGACAGTCACACTAGATGGCACCCTTCTCAATGGCAAGGCTCCTCATAAGATTGCTTCTTTAGGCCTCTCTCGGACCTTCCAAAATATCCGCCTCTTTAAGGAAATGACGGTTCTGGACAATGTTCTGATTGGTTTTGCCAATCGCCATAGTGCTCACCTCTTGGCCTCATTCTTGCGTTTACCCAAGTATTATCAAAGTGAAAAAGAGCTCAAGGCTAAGGCTCTGGAACTCTTGAAAATCTTTGACTTGGGCCAAGATGCCGATACCCTTGCTAAGAATCTTCCTTATGGCCAACAACGCCGTTTGGAAATTGTTCGGGCCCTAGCTACTGAGCCAAAAATTCTTTTCCTAGATGAACCAGCTGCAGGGATGAACCCTCAAGAAACAGCGGAATTGACAGCCTTGATTCGCAAAATTAAGGAAGAATTTGCCATCACGGTTATCCTGATTGAACACGATATGAGTTTGGTTATGGATGTAACCGAAAGGATTTACGTACTGGAATACGGTCGGCTGATTGCCCATGGGACACCTGATGAAATCAAGACCAATAAGCGAGTGATCGAAGCCTATCTGGGAGGTGAAGCCTAA
- a CDS encoding ABC transporter ATP-binding protein, with translation MSMLKIENLSISYGAIEAVKNVSFEVNEGEVVTLIGANGAGKTSILRTISGLVRPSEGSISYLGNQIQKTAARKIVADGLAQVPEGRHVFPGLTVLENLEMGAFLNNNKDQNQANLEHVFNRFPRLEERKNQDAATLSGGEQQMLAMGRALMSQPQLLLLDEPSMGLAPIFIQEIFDIIQDIQKQGTTVLLIEQNANKALSIADRGYVLETGKIVLSGTGQELLASDEVRKAYLGG, from the coding sequence ATGTCTATGTTAAAAATTGAAAACCTCTCAATCAGCTATGGGGCTATCGAAGCTGTCAAGAATGTCAGCTTCGAAGTCAATGAAGGTGAGGTTGTCACCCTCATTGGTGCCAATGGTGCTGGCAAGACCTCAATTTTGCGGACTATCTCAGGTTTGGTTCGCCCGAGTGAGGGTAGCATTAGCTACTTGGGCAACCAGATTCAAAAGACAGCTGCTCGTAAGATTGTCGCAGATGGTTTAGCTCAGGTACCAGAAGGTCGACATGTCTTCCCTGGTTTAACCGTTCTAGAAAATCTAGAAATGGGTGCCTTTTTAAATAATAACAAGGACCAAAATCAAGCCAATTTGGAGCATGTTTTTAATCGCTTCCCTCGTTTGGAAGAGCGCAAGAATCAGGATGCGGCAACCCTGTCTGGTGGTGAGCAACAGATGTTAGCCATGGGACGAGCCTTGATGAGTCAACCCCAGCTCCTCCTTCTCGATGAGCCTTCTATGGGACTGGCTCCAATCTTCATCCAAGAAATCTTTGACATCATCCAAGATATTCAAAAGCAGGGGACCACGGTTCTCCTGATTGAGCAGAACGCTAATAAGGCCCTGTCAATCGCTGATAGGGGCTATGTCCTAGAAACTGGGAAAATTGTTCTCTCAGGTACAGGTCAAGAATTGCTGGCTTCCGATGAAGTTCGTAAGGCCTACCTAGGTGGATAA
- a CDS encoding branched-chain amino acid ABC transporter permease: MKKNLKLNLTWLAIVAVIYAILQVLASTGLLNLYYIQILMGIGISILMGLGTNLVLGFSGQFTLGQAGFMAIGAYASAIVTQYYPTYDGFYWSMLLGALIAALVAIIFGVPTLRLKGDYLAIATLGMAEIIRIIIVNGGTLTNGAAGLTGILPYTTWQVIFVFVVVITILVLNFLRSSTGRQIIAVREDEIAAESMGVNLTRQKVLVFVMGAVISAIAGSLYVSYIGTVVPKDFTIMKSIDYLIIAVMGGLGSITGTIIAGVVLGILNMFLQNFSELRMIIYSLALILVMIFRPGGLLGTKEFTLSRFFNKNKEGKN, translated from the coding sequence ATGAAAAAGAATTTAAAATTAAATCTGACATGGCTTGCTATTGTCGCAGTCATCTACGCCATTCTCCAAGTCTTAGCTAGCACAGGTCTTCTAAACCTCTACTATATTCAAATCCTAATGGGAATTGGAATTTCCATCCTTATGGGCTTGGGAACCAATTTGGTTCTTGGTTTTTCTGGTCAGTTTACCCTGGGTCAAGCTGGTTTCATGGCCATCGGGGCCTATGCTTCGGCTATTGTTACCCAATACTATCCTACCTATGATGGCTTTTACTGGTCTATGCTCTTGGGGGCTCTTATCGCAGCCCTGGTCGCTATCATCTTTGGTGTCCCAACCCTGCGACTTAAAGGAGACTACCTGGCTATCGCAACCCTTGGTATGGCTGAAATTATTCGCATCATCATCGTTAATGGTGGGACCCTTACTAATGGTGCTGCTGGTCTGACAGGAATTCTGCCCTACACTACTTGGCAGGTCATCTTTGTCTTTGTAGTGGTCATTACCATTCTGGTTCTTAACTTCCTACGGTCATCAACCGGCCGGCAAATTATTGCAGTTCGTGAGGATGAAATTGCAGCTGAGTCCATGGGGGTTAACCTGACTCGCCAGAAGGTTTTGGTCTTTGTTATGGGGGCTGTTATCTCAGCCATCGCCGGTTCTCTCTATGTCAGCTATATAGGGACAGTCGTACCAAAAGATTTCACCATCATGAAATCCATTGACTACCTGATTATCGCCGTTATGGGAGGGCTGGGTTCCATTACTGGTACTATTATTGCTGGTGTTGTTCTTGGTATCCTCAATATGTTCCTGCAAAATTTCTCAGAATTGCGGATGATTATCTATTCATTGGCCCTGATTTTGGTCATGATCTTCCGTCCTGGTGGACTTTTGGGAACCAAGGAATTTACCCTATCAAGATTTTTCAACAAGAATAAGGAGGGTAAGAACTAA